A genomic region of Saccopteryx bilineata isolate mSacBil1 chromosome 1, mSacBil1_pri_phased_curated, whole genome shotgun sequence contains the following coding sequences:
- the CUL7 gene encoding cullin-7 isoform X2, whose amino-acid sequence MVGELRYREFRVPLGPGLHAYPDELIRQRVGHTGHLEYQIRWLLLRRGEDGEGGSSQVDCKAEHILLWMSNEEIYANCHKMLGEDGHIIGPSQESAGETGVLDKSVLREMETDVKSLIQRALRQLEECVGTIPPAPLLHTVHVLSAYASIEPLTGVFRDPRVLDLLMHMLSSPDYQVRWSAGRMIQALASHDAGTRTQILLSLSQQEAIEKHLDFDSRCALLALFAQATLSEHPMSFEGIQLPQVPGRLLFSLVKHYLHVTSLLDQLNDSTAELGGQNRSLEELSRERGRLELEFSMAMGTLISELVHAMRWDWASSREGPLARSSCSIFQPQLADAGLGLPPAQARPALRRSRRFRPRSEFASGNTYALYVRDTLQPGMRVRMLDDYEEISAGDEGEYQQSNSGMPPVQVLWESIGRTYWVHWHMLEILGFEEDMEDIVEADEYQRAVGSGAQGIAWLSWRWKPMTELYAAPYVPPEDEDAEESEHLTQPEWWELLFFIKKLDGPDHQEVLQILQENLDGEILDGEILAELAVPVELAQDLLLALPQRLDESALRDLLNCRVYRKYVLKAVAGQLADPALLEAQAQPPRGAADAAQAEAKDPPTQCPGSPLKHLVEGSGPAGKIVLDLAQALSAEGTQESEVKSLLLRLQRQPQPFLMLMQSLDTPAANRALHLAVLRVLMRLVDFPEALLLPWHEAMDACMVCLRSPDTDREVLQELIFFLHHLASVSRDYAVVLNQLGARDAISKALEKHLGKLDLAQELRDMVFKCEKHAHLYRKLTTNILGGCIQMVLGQIEDHRRTHRPINIPFFDVFLKYLCQGSSVEVKEDKCWEKVEVSSNPQQAGKLTDRNPKTYWESNSSTGSHAITLHMRQGALIRQLTLMVASKDSSYMPARVVVFGGDSTSSLNTELNSVNVMPSASRVIILENLNRFWPVIQIRIKRCQQGGIDTRIRGLEVLGPKPTFWPVFREQLCRHTRLFYMIRSQAWSQDIAEDRRSLLHLSSRLNGALRQEQNFADYFLPDDEAAQALGKTCWEALVSPLVQNITSPDEDGVSPLGWLLDQYLECREAAHNPQSRAAAFSSRVRRLTHLLVHVEPCQVPAAGMATQLKDRNRSHSWSSLATGGLPSSIVKNLTRCWKAAVEEQVNSFLTSHWRDDDFVPRYCEHFNKLQKSSSELFGPRAAFLLALQNGCAGALLKLPFLRAAHVSEQFARHIDQRIQGSRIGGARGMEMLAQLQRCLETALVFSGLEIATTFEHYYQHYMADRLLSLGSSWLEGAVLEQIGSCFPSRLPQQMLQSLSTSEELQRQFHVYQLQRLDQELLKLEDTEKKIQVGHEASGKEQEREGEEAAWEAGAAGAAGGTGAVEEEEEEENEDLYYEGAMPEVSVLVLSARCWPTASICHTLNPRTCLPSYLRGTLNRYSNFYNKSQSYPALEPGPQKRLQWTWLGRAELQFGDQTLHVSTVQMWLLLYLNDLEAVSVESLLELSGLSPDTLQQAIGFLTSSRGPLDLHEPKDVPGGVLKIRDDSEEPRPRRGNVWLIPPQTYLKAEDEEGRNLEKRRNLLSCLIVRILKAYGDGGLHIDQLVCLVLEAWQKGPCPPRGLVSSLGRGSACNSADVLSSILHLVGKGTVRRHEDRPQMLSYAVPVTVMEPHTESLNPGSSGPNPPLTFHTLQIRSRGVPYASCTATQSFSTFR is encoded by the exons ATGGTGGGGGAGCTCCGGTACAGGGAATTCAGAGTGCCCCTGGGGCCTGGCTTGCACGCCTATCCTGATGAGCTGATCCGCCAGCGAGTGGGCCACACGGGGCATCTTGAGTACCAGATCCGctggctcctcctcaggcgcggggaggatggggaggggggctctagccaagtgGACTGCAAGGCTGAGCACATCCTACTCTGGATGTCCAATGAGGAGATCTATGCCAACTGCCACAAGATGCTGGGCGAGGACGGCCACATCATTGGGCCTTCCCAGGAGTCTGCAGGGGAGACTGGGGTCCTGGACAAATCTGTGCTGAGGGAGATGGAAACCGACGTGAAGTCCCTGATTCAGAGGGCCCTTCGGCAGCTGGAGGAGTGTGTGGGCACCATCCCTCCTGCTCCTCTGCTTCACACTGTCCACGTGCTCAGCGCCTACGCCAGCATTGAGCCCCTCACTGGGGTCTTCCGAGACCCCAGGGTCCTGGACTTGCTCATGCACATGTTGAGTAGTCCTGATTATCAGGTTCGCTGGAGCGCCGGCCGGATGATACAAGCCCTGGCCTCTCATGATGCTG GGACCCGTACCCAGATTCTCCTGTCACTGAGCCAGCAGGAGGCCATTGAGAAGCACCTGGATTTTGACAGCCGCTGTGCTCTGCTGGCTCTGTTTGCACAGGCCACGCTTTCCGAACATCCCATGTCTTTCGAGGGAATCCAGCTGCCACAG GTCCCAGGAAGGCTGCTCTTCTCCCTGGTGAAACACTATTTGCACGTCACCTCCCTCTTGGATCAGCTGAATGACAGTACTGCAGAACTAGGCGGCCAGAACAGGTCTCTCGAAGAGCTGAGTAGGGAAAGGGGTCGGCTGGAGCTGGAATTCAGCATGGCCAtgggcaccctgatctcagagcTGGTACACGCCATGCGCTGGGACTGGGCCTCGAGCAGAGAGGGGCCCTTGGCTCGGTCCTCCTGTTCCATCTTCCAGCCCCAGCTGGCAGATGCAGGCCTGGGGCTGCCACCCGCCCAGGCCCGGCCCGCCCTCAGGAGGTCAAGGCGGTTTCGCCCTCGCTCTGAGTTCGCAAGCGGCAATACCTACGCCTTGTACGTGCGGGATACACTGCAGCCGGGGATGCGAGTGCGCATGCTGGACGACTACGAGGAGATCAGTGCTGGGGACGAGGGCGAGTACCAGCAGAGCAACAGTGGAATGCCCCCTGTGCAG GTGCTGTGGGAATCGATAGGCCGCACCTATTGGGTACACTGGCACATGCTAGAGATCCTGGGTTTTGAGGAAGACATGGAGGACATCGTGGAGGCTGATGAGTACCAGCGGGCAGTGGGCAGCGGAGCCCAGGGTATAG CCTGGCTCTCCTGGCGATGGAAACCCATGACCGAGCTCTATGCTGCGCCCTACGTGCCGCCGGAGGACGAAGATGCTGAGGAGAGCGAACACCTGACCCAGCCTGAATGGTGGGAGCTCCTCTTCTTCATCAAGAAGCTGGACGGACCAGACCATCAGGAGGTTCTCCAGATTCTCCAGGAGAACCTGGATGGGGAG ATTCTGGATGGCGAGATCCTGGCTGAGCTGGCTGTGCCCGTCGAGTTGGCCCAGGACCTGCTGCTGGCACTGCCACAGCGACTTGATGAGAGTGCTCTCAGGGACCTGCTCAACTGCCGTGTCTACCGGAAATACGTGCTCAAGGCTGTGGCGGGGCAGCTGGCTGACCCAGCCCTGCTGGAAGCCCAGGCCCAGCCTCCTCGGGGAGCAGCAGATGCAGCCCAAGCGGAAG CAAAAGACCCTCCGACGCAGTGTCCTGGCAGCCCCCTGAAACATCTGGTGGAGGGGTCTGGGCCGGCTGGGAAGATTGTCCTGGACCTGGCACAAGCGCTCAGCGCCGAGGGGACCCAGGAGAGCGAGGTCAAGTCGCTGCTATTGCGGCTGCAGCGGCAGCCCCAGCCCTTCCTCATGCTGATGCAGAGCCTCGACACTCCAGCGGCCAACAGGGCCCTGCACCTGGCTGTTCTGAG AGTCCTGATGCGTCTGGTGGACTTCCCTGAGGCACTGCTGCTCCCCTGGCATGAGGCCATGGATGCCTGCATGGTCTGCCTGCGGTCCCCAGACACTGACCGAGAG GTGCTCCAGGAACTGATCTTCTTCCTGCACCACCTGGCCTCTGTGAGCAGGGACTATGCTGTGGTGCTCAATCAGCTGGGAGCCCGAGATGCCATCTCCAAGGCCCTGGAAAAGCACTTGGGAAAGCTGGATCTGGCTCAGGAGCTGCGTGACATGGTGTTCAAGTGTGAGAAGCATGCCCACCTCTACCGGAAACTCACCACCAACATCCTTGGAGGCTGTATCCAG ATGGTGCTGGGTCAGATCGAAGACCACAGACGAACCCACCGACCTATCAACATCCCCTTCTTTGATGTGTTCCTCAAATATCTGTGTCAGG GCTCCAGTGTGGAAGTGAAGGAGGACAAGTGCTGGGAGAAGGTGGAGGTGTCCTCCAACCCGCAGCAGGCCGGCAAGCTGACAGACCGCAACCCCAAGACCTACTGGGAGTCCAACAGCAGCACCGGCTCCCACGCCATCACCCTGCACATGCGCCAGGGTGCCCTCATCAG GCAGCTGACCCTGATGGTGGCTAGCAAAGACTCAAGCTACATGCCGGCCAGGGTGGTGGTGTTCGGGGGCGACAGCACCAGCTCTCTTAACACAGAACTCAACTCG GTCAATGTGATGCCCTCCGCCAGCCGGGTGATCATCCTGGAGAACCTCAACCGCTTCTGGCCCGTCATCCAGATTCGCATAAAGCGCTGCCagcag GGTGGCATCGACACACGCATCCGGGGGCTGGAGGTCCTGGGCCCCAAGCCCACGTTCTGGCCGGTGTTCCGGGAGCAGCTGTGTCGACACACACGCCTCTTCTACATGATTCGGTCACAGGCCTGGAGCCAAGACATAGCGGAGGACCGCAGGAGCCTCCTGCACCTGAGTTCTAG ACTCAATGGGGCACTGCGCCAGGAGCAGAATTTTGCTGATTACTTCCTCCCTGATGATGAAGCCGCCCAAGCACTGGGCAAGACCTGCTGGGAGGCCCTGGTCAGCCCCCTGGTGCAGAACATCACCTCCCCCG ATGAGGACGGCGTCAGCCCCCTGGGCTGGCTGCTGGACCAGTACCTGGAGTGTCGGGAGGCTGCCCACAACCCCCAGAGCCGTGCAGCAGCTTTCTCCTCGAGGGTACGCCGCCTCACCCACCTGCTGGTGCACGTGGAGCCCTGTCAGGTGCCCGCCGCGGGGATGGCCACTCAGCTCA AGGACAGAAACAGAAGCCACAGCTGGAGCTCTCTAGCCACCGGGGGCCTTCCCAGCAGCATCGTAAAAAACCTGACCCGCTGCTGGAAGGCTGCGGTGGAGGAGCAG GTGAACAGTTTTCTGACCTCACACTGGCGAGATGATGACTTTGTGCCACGCTACTGCGAACACTTTAATAAACTGCAGAAGTCGAGCTCCGAGCTGTTTGGGCCACGGGCAGCCTTCTTGCTGGCGCTGCAGAACGGCTGTGCTGGGGCCTTGTTGAAGCTCCCGTTTCTCCGAGCTGCCCAC GTGAGCGAGCAGTTTGCCCGGCACATTGACCAGCGGATTCAGGGCAGCCGGATTGGGGGGGCTCGGGGGATGGAGATGCTGGCGCAATTGCAGCGGTGCCTAGAAACCGCCCTGGTTTTCTCTGGCCTGGAGATCGCCACCACCTTCGAGCATTACTACCA GCACTACATGGCGGACCGGCTCCTGAGCCTGGGCTCGAGCTGGCTGGAGGGCGCTGTGCTGGAGCAGATCGGCTCCTGCTTCCCCAGCCGCCTCCCCCAGCAGATGCTGCAGAGCCTAAGCACCTCGGAGGAGCTGCAGCGCCAGTTCCACGTCTACCAGCTCCAGCGGCTGGATCAGGAACTCCTGAAACTggaggacacagagaagaagaTACAG GTGGGTCATGAGGCCAGCGGcaaggagcaggagagagagggcgAAGAAGCAGCCTGGGAAGCTGGGGCAGCAGGTGCCGCAGGTGGGACGGgggcagtggaggaggaggaggaggaggagaatgaggaCCTCTACTACGAAGGGGCAATGCCGGAAGTGTCTGTGCTCGTCTTGTCAGCACGCTGCTGGCCCACTGCTTCCATCTGCCACACGCTGAACCCCAGAACCTGCCTGCCCTCCTACCTGAGGGGCACTTTGAACCGATACTCCAACTTCTACAACAAGA GTCAGAGCTACCCTGCACTGGAGCCGGGCCCGCAGAAGCGGCTGCAGTGGACGTGGCTGGGCCGGGCTGAACTGCAGTTTGGGGACCAGACCCTGCATGTGTCCACCGTGCAGATGTGGCTGCTGCTATATCTCAACGACCTGGAG GCGGTCTCCGTGGAGAGTCTGCTGGAGCTCTCGGGGCTCTCTCCAGACACGCTGCAGCAGGCGATTGGGTTTCTTACCTCTTCGAGAGGCCCCCTGGACCTTCACGAGCCAAAGGATGTCCCAGGAG GTGTTCTCAAGATTCGAGATGACAGCGAGGAGCCCAGGCCAAGGAGGGGCAACGTGTGGCTCATCCCACCTCAGACATACCTGAAAGCTGAAGATGAAGAGGGCCGGAACCTGGAGAAGAGACGGAACCTTCTGAGCTGCCTCATTGTCCGCATCCTCAAAGCCTACGGGGATGGGGGGCTGCACATTGACCAGCTTGTCTGCCTG GTGCTGGAGGCTTGGCAGAAGGGCCCGTGTCCTCCCAGGGGTCTGGTCAGCAGCCTTGGCCGGGGGTCTGCCTGCAACAGTGCCGACGTCCTTTCTAGCatcctgcacctggtgggcaaagGCACGGTGAGACGCCACGAAGACCGGCCCCAGATGCTGTCCTATGCAGTCCCCGTGACTGTGATGGAGCCTCACACCGAGTCCCTGAACCCGGGCTCCTCAGGCCCCAACCCACCCCTCACCTTCCACACCCTGCAGATTCGGTCTCGGGGTGTGCCCTATGCCTCCTGCACTGCCACCCAGAGCTTCTCTACCTTTCGGTAA
- the CUL7 gene encoding cullin-7 isoform X1: MVGELRYREFRVPLGPGLHAYPDELIRQRVGHTGHLEYQIRWLLLRRGEDGEGGSSQVDCKAEHILLWMSNEEIYANCHKMLGEDGHIIGPSQESAGETGVLDKSVLREMETDVKSLIQRALRQLEECVGTIPPAPLLHTVHVLSAYASIEPLTGVFRDPRVLDLLMHMLSSPDYQVRWSAGRMIQALASHDAGTRTQILLSLSQQEAIEKHLDFDSRCALLALFAQATLSEHPMSFEGIQLPQVPGRLLFSLVKHYLHVTSLLDQLNDSTAELGGQNRSLEELSRERGRLELEFSMAMGTLISELVHAMRWDWASSREGPLARSSCSIFQPQLADAGLGLPPAQARPALRRSRRFRPRSEFASGNTYALYVRDTLQPGMRVRMLDDYEEISAGDEGEYQQSNSGMPPVQVLWESIGRTYWVHWHMLEILGFEEDMEDIVEADEYQRAVGSGAQGIAWLSWRWKPMTELYAAPYVPPEDEDAEESEHLTQPEWWELLFFIKKLDGPDHQEVLQILQENLDGEILDGEILAELAVPVELAQDLLLALPQRLDESALRDLLNCRVYRKYVLKAVAGQLADPALLEAQAQPPRGAADAAQAEAKDPPTQCPGSPLKHLVEGSGPAGKIVLDLAQALSAEGTQESEVKSLLLRLQRQPQPFLMLMQSLDTPAANRALHLAVLRVLMRLVDFPEALLLPWHEAMDACMVCLRSPDTDREVLQELIFFLHHLASVSRDYAVVLNQLGARDAISKALEKHLGKLDLAQELRDMVFKCEKHAHLYRKLTTNILGGCIQMVLGQIEDHRRTHRPINIPFFDVFLKYLCQGSSVEVKEDKCWEKVEVSSNPQQAGKLTDRNPKTYWESNSSTGSHAITLHMRQGALIRQLTLMVASKDSSYMPARVVVFGGDSTSSLNTELNSVNVMPSASRVIILENLNRFWPVIQIRIKRCQQGGIDTRIRGLEVLGPKPTFWPVFREQLCRHTRLFYMIRSQAWSQDIAEDRRSLLHLSSRLNGALRQEQNFADYFLPDDEAAQALGKTCWEALVSPLVQNITSPDEDGVSPLGWLLDQYLECREAAHNPQSRAAAFSSRVRRLTHLLVHVEPCQVPAAGMATQLKDRNRSHSWSSLATGGLPSSIVKNLTRCWKAAVEEQVNSFLTSHWRDDDFVPRYCEHFNKLQKSSSELFGPRAAFLLALQNGCAGALLKLPFLRAAHVSEQFARHIDQRIQGSRIGGARGMEMLAQLQRCLETALVFSGLEIATTFEHYYQHYMADRLLSLGSSWLEGAVLEQIGSCFPSRLPQQMLQSLSTSEELQRQFHVYQLQRLDQELLKLEDTEKKIQVGHEASGKEQEREGEEAAWEAGAAGAAGGTGAVEEEEEEENEDLYYEGAMPEVSVLVLSARCWPTASICHTLNPRTCLPSYLRGTLNRYSNFYNKSKERGRGQSYPALEPGPQKRLQWTWLGRAELQFGDQTLHVSTVQMWLLLYLNDLEAVSVESLLELSGLSPDTLQQAIGFLTSSRGPLDLHEPKDVPGGVLKIRDDSEEPRPRRGNVWLIPPQTYLKAEDEEGRNLEKRRNLLSCLIVRILKAYGDGGLHIDQLVCLVLEAWQKGPCPPRGLVSSLGRGSACNSADVLSSILHLVGKGTVRRHEDRPQMLSYAVPVTVMEPHTESLNPGSSGPNPPLTFHTLQIRSRGVPYASCTATQSFSTFR, from the exons ATGGTGGGGGAGCTCCGGTACAGGGAATTCAGAGTGCCCCTGGGGCCTGGCTTGCACGCCTATCCTGATGAGCTGATCCGCCAGCGAGTGGGCCACACGGGGCATCTTGAGTACCAGATCCGctggctcctcctcaggcgcggggaggatggggaggggggctctagccaagtgGACTGCAAGGCTGAGCACATCCTACTCTGGATGTCCAATGAGGAGATCTATGCCAACTGCCACAAGATGCTGGGCGAGGACGGCCACATCATTGGGCCTTCCCAGGAGTCTGCAGGGGAGACTGGGGTCCTGGACAAATCTGTGCTGAGGGAGATGGAAACCGACGTGAAGTCCCTGATTCAGAGGGCCCTTCGGCAGCTGGAGGAGTGTGTGGGCACCATCCCTCCTGCTCCTCTGCTTCACACTGTCCACGTGCTCAGCGCCTACGCCAGCATTGAGCCCCTCACTGGGGTCTTCCGAGACCCCAGGGTCCTGGACTTGCTCATGCACATGTTGAGTAGTCCTGATTATCAGGTTCGCTGGAGCGCCGGCCGGATGATACAAGCCCTGGCCTCTCATGATGCTG GGACCCGTACCCAGATTCTCCTGTCACTGAGCCAGCAGGAGGCCATTGAGAAGCACCTGGATTTTGACAGCCGCTGTGCTCTGCTGGCTCTGTTTGCACAGGCCACGCTTTCCGAACATCCCATGTCTTTCGAGGGAATCCAGCTGCCACAG GTCCCAGGAAGGCTGCTCTTCTCCCTGGTGAAACACTATTTGCACGTCACCTCCCTCTTGGATCAGCTGAATGACAGTACTGCAGAACTAGGCGGCCAGAACAGGTCTCTCGAAGAGCTGAGTAGGGAAAGGGGTCGGCTGGAGCTGGAATTCAGCATGGCCAtgggcaccctgatctcagagcTGGTACACGCCATGCGCTGGGACTGGGCCTCGAGCAGAGAGGGGCCCTTGGCTCGGTCCTCCTGTTCCATCTTCCAGCCCCAGCTGGCAGATGCAGGCCTGGGGCTGCCACCCGCCCAGGCCCGGCCCGCCCTCAGGAGGTCAAGGCGGTTTCGCCCTCGCTCTGAGTTCGCAAGCGGCAATACCTACGCCTTGTACGTGCGGGATACACTGCAGCCGGGGATGCGAGTGCGCATGCTGGACGACTACGAGGAGATCAGTGCTGGGGACGAGGGCGAGTACCAGCAGAGCAACAGTGGAATGCCCCCTGTGCAG GTGCTGTGGGAATCGATAGGCCGCACCTATTGGGTACACTGGCACATGCTAGAGATCCTGGGTTTTGAGGAAGACATGGAGGACATCGTGGAGGCTGATGAGTACCAGCGGGCAGTGGGCAGCGGAGCCCAGGGTATAG CCTGGCTCTCCTGGCGATGGAAACCCATGACCGAGCTCTATGCTGCGCCCTACGTGCCGCCGGAGGACGAAGATGCTGAGGAGAGCGAACACCTGACCCAGCCTGAATGGTGGGAGCTCCTCTTCTTCATCAAGAAGCTGGACGGACCAGACCATCAGGAGGTTCTCCAGATTCTCCAGGAGAACCTGGATGGGGAG ATTCTGGATGGCGAGATCCTGGCTGAGCTGGCTGTGCCCGTCGAGTTGGCCCAGGACCTGCTGCTGGCACTGCCACAGCGACTTGATGAGAGTGCTCTCAGGGACCTGCTCAACTGCCGTGTCTACCGGAAATACGTGCTCAAGGCTGTGGCGGGGCAGCTGGCTGACCCAGCCCTGCTGGAAGCCCAGGCCCAGCCTCCTCGGGGAGCAGCAGATGCAGCCCAAGCGGAAG CAAAAGACCCTCCGACGCAGTGTCCTGGCAGCCCCCTGAAACATCTGGTGGAGGGGTCTGGGCCGGCTGGGAAGATTGTCCTGGACCTGGCACAAGCGCTCAGCGCCGAGGGGACCCAGGAGAGCGAGGTCAAGTCGCTGCTATTGCGGCTGCAGCGGCAGCCCCAGCCCTTCCTCATGCTGATGCAGAGCCTCGACACTCCAGCGGCCAACAGGGCCCTGCACCTGGCTGTTCTGAG AGTCCTGATGCGTCTGGTGGACTTCCCTGAGGCACTGCTGCTCCCCTGGCATGAGGCCATGGATGCCTGCATGGTCTGCCTGCGGTCCCCAGACACTGACCGAGAG GTGCTCCAGGAACTGATCTTCTTCCTGCACCACCTGGCCTCTGTGAGCAGGGACTATGCTGTGGTGCTCAATCAGCTGGGAGCCCGAGATGCCATCTCCAAGGCCCTGGAAAAGCACTTGGGAAAGCTGGATCTGGCTCAGGAGCTGCGTGACATGGTGTTCAAGTGTGAGAAGCATGCCCACCTCTACCGGAAACTCACCACCAACATCCTTGGAGGCTGTATCCAG ATGGTGCTGGGTCAGATCGAAGACCACAGACGAACCCACCGACCTATCAACATCCCCTTCTTTGATGTGTTCCTCAAATATCTGTGTCAGG GCTCCAGTGTGGAAGTGAAGGAGGACAAGTGCTGGGAGAAGGTGGAGGTGTCCTCCAACCCGCAGCAGGCCGGCAAGCTGACAGACCGCAACCCCAAGACCTACTGGGAGTCCAACAGCAGCACCGGCTCCCACGCCATCACCCTGCACATGCGCCAGGGTGCCCTCATCAG GCAGCTGACCCTGATGGTGGCTAGCAAAGACTCAAGCTACATGCCGGCCAGGGTGGTGGTGTTCGGGGGCGACAGCACCAGCTCTCTTAACACAGAACTCAACTCG GTCAATGTGATGCCCTCCGCCAGCCGGGTGATCATCCTGGAGAACCTCAACCGCTTCTGGCCCGTCATCCAGATTCGCATAAAGCGCTGCCagcag GGTGGCATCGACACACGCATCCGGGGGCTGGAGGTCCTGGGCCCCAAGCCCACGTTCTGGCCGGTGTTCCGGGAGCAGCTGTGTCGACACACACGCCTCTTCTACATGATTCGGTCACAGGCCTGGAGCCAAGACATAGCGGAGGACCGCAGGAGCCTCCTGCACCTGAGTTCTAG ACTCAATGGGGCACTGCGCCAGGAGCAGAATTTTGCTGATTACTTCCTCCCTGATGATGAAGCCGCCCAAGCACTGGGCAAGACCTGCTGGGAGGCCCTGGTCAGCCCCCTGGTGCAGAACATCACCTCCCCCG ATGAGGACGGCGTCAGCCCCCTGGGCTGGCTGCTGGACCAGTACCTGGAGTGTCGGGAGGCTGCCCACAACCCCCAGAGCCGTGCAGCAGCTTTCTCCTCGAGGGTACGCCGCCTCACCCACCTGCTGGTGCACGTGGAGCCCTGTCAGGTGCCCGCCGCGGGGATGGCCACTCAGCTCA AGGACAGAAACAGAAGCCACAGCTGGAGCTCTCTAGCCACCGGGGGCCTTCCCAGCAGCATCGTAAAAAACCTGACCCGCTGCTGGAAGGCTGCGGTGGAGGAGCAG GTGAACAGTTTTCTGACCTCACACTGGCGAGATGATGACTTTGTGCCACGCTACTGCGAACACTTTAATAAACTGCAGAAGTCGAGCTCCGAGCTGTTTGGGCCACGGGCAGCCTTCTTGCTGGCGCTGCAGAACGGCTGTGCTGGGGCCTTGTTGAAGCTCCCGTTTCTCCGAGCTGCCCAC GTGAGCGAGCAGTTTGCCCGGCACATTGACCAGCGGATTCAGGGCAGCCGGATTGGGGGGGCTCGGGGGATGGAGATGCTGGCGCAATTGCAGCGGTGCCTAGAAACCGCCCTGGTTTTCTCTGGCCTGGAGATCGCCACCACCTTCGAGCATTACTACCA GCACTACATGGCGGACCGGCTCCTGAGCCTGGGCTCGAGCTGGCTGGAGGGCGCTGTGCTGGAGCAGATCGGCTCCTGCTTCCCCAGCCGCCTCCCCCAGCAGATGCTGCAGAGCCTAAGCACCTCGGAGGAGCTGCAGCGCCAGTTCCACGTCTACCAGCTCCAGCGGCTGGATCAGGAACTCCTGAAACTggaggacacagagaagaagaTACAG GTGGGTCATGAGGCCAGCGGcaaggagcaggagagagagggcgAAGAAGCAGCCTGGGAAGCTGGGGCAGCAGGTGCCGCAGGTGGGACGGgggcagtggaggaggaggaggaggaggagaatgaggaCCTCTACTACGAAGGGGCAATGCCGGAAGTGTCTGTGCTCGTCTTGTCAGCACGCTGCTGGCCCACTGCTTCCATCTGCCACACGCTGAACCCCAGAACCTGCCTGCCCTCCTACCTGAGGGGCACTTTGAACCGATACTCCAACTTCTACAACAAGAgtaaggagagaggcagag GTCAGAGCTACCCTGCACTGGAGCCGGGCCCGCAGAAGCGGCTGCAGTGGACGTGGCTGGGCCGGGCTGAACTGCAGTTTGGGGACCAGACCCTGCATGTGTCCACCGTGCAGATGTGGCTGCTGCTATATCTCAACGACCTGGAG GCGGTCTCCGTGGAGAGTCTGCTGGAGCTCTCGGGGCTCTCTCCAGACACGCTGCAGCAGGCGATTGGGTTTCTTACCTCTTCGAGAGGCCCCCTGGACCTTCACGAGCCAAAGGATGTCCCAGGAG GTGTTCTCAAGATTCGAGATGACAGCGAGGAGCCCAGGCCAAGGAGGGGCAACGTGTGGCTCATCCCACCTCAGACATACCTGAAAGCTGAAGATGAAGAGGGCCGGAACCTGGAGAAGAGACGGAACCTTCTGAGCTGCCTCATTGTCCGCATCCTCAAAGCCTACGGGGATGGGGGGCTGCACATTGACCAGCTTGTCTGCCTG GTGCTGGAGGCTTGGCAGAAGGGCCCGTGTCCTCCCAGGGGTCTGGTCAGCAGCCTTGGCCGGGGGTCTGCCTGCAACAGTGCCGACGTCCTTTCTAGCatcctgcacctggtgggcaaagGCACGGTGAGACGCCACGAAGACCGGCCCCAGATGCTGTCCTATGCAGTCCCCGTGACTGTGATGGAGCCTCACACCGAGTCCCTGAACCCGGGCTCCTCAGGCCCCAACCCACCCCTCACCTTCCACACCCTGCAGATTCGGTCTCGGGGTGTGCCCTATGCCTCCTGCACTGCCACCCAGAGCTTCTCTACCTTTCGGTAA